Proteins co-encoded in one Brassica oleracea var. oleracea cultivar TO1000 chromosome C4, BOL, whole genome shotgun sequence genomic window:
- the LOC106340153 gene encoding aminodeoxychorismate synthase, chloroplastic-like codes for MKLLCPSDNVLRFSFASRLFSRELVSIDENSKKKYISLPSCCGGLRKVFASRHYVRGVHLQDSSVAEKCLPRRETGEAWLGFVRTLLIDNYDSYTFNIYQALTTVNGVPPVVIRNDEWTWEEAYRYLYEDAAFDNIVISPGPGSPMCSSDIGICLRLLLECRDIPILGVCLGHQALGYVHGAHVVHAPEPVHGRLSGIEHDGNILFSDIPSGRNSDFKVVRYHSLTIDKESLPKELVPIAWTIYDDNGSFSVPVNNQSYWPSSHVDGKQDRHILMGIMHSTVPHYGLQFHPESIATTYGSQIFKNFKDITLDYWNGCKAPSLRRRKINETGNLQVPGACGFLKELSRSRITGNGSSYYGKPRTSLSTAKKNGVDVLEPNAKLLRLKWKKLERLAHKVGGARNIFMELFGKSRGHDTFWLDTSSGDKARGRFSFMGGKGGSLWKQLIFSLSDQSEITSKHAGHLLIEDANCSTEKRFLKEGFLDFLRKELSSISYDEKDFEGLPFDFYGGYVGCIGYDIKVECGMPNNRHKSKAPDACFFFVDNIVAIDHHLDDVYVLSLHQDGTVETSFLKDTEEKIISMNVSSTRKWKDQTLPPIDSSTSFVPDKSREQYINDVERCMQYIKDGESYELCLTTQNRLKIGNTDPLGLYLHLRERNPAPYAAFLNFSNANVSLCCSSPERFLKLDGHGVLEAKPIKGTMARGSTPEEDELLKLQLKLSEKNQAENLMIVDLLRNDLGRVCEPGSVHVPNLMDVETYTTVHTMVSTVRGLKRSDISPVECVKAAFPGGSMTGAPKLRSVEILDSLEKCSRGLYSGSIGYFSYNGTFDLNIVIRTVVIHEGEASIGAGGAIVALSNAEDELEEMVLKTRAPANAVIEFCNGGSLIREDTSSSCVLMGR; via the exons ATGAAACTTTTATGTCCAAGTGATAATGTCCTGAGATTTTCGTTCGCAAGCCGGCTATTCTCTCGTGAACTGGTTAGCATTGATGAGAATTCGAAGAAGAAATACATTAGTTTACCTTCTTGTTGTGGTGGTTTGAGGAAGGTTTTTGCGTCAAGACATTATGTGCGAGGAGTACACTTGCAAGATTCGTCGGTTGCTGAGAAATGTCTGCCAAGAAGAGAGACTGGAGAGGCTTGGCTTGGCTTTGTGAGGACGTTGTTGATTGACAATTATGATAGTTACACGTTCAACATATATCAGGCATTGACTACTGTTAATGGAG TGCCTCCTGTGGTTATTCGAAACGATGAGTGGACATGGGAAGAAGCTTACCGTTACTTATATGAAGACGCTGCTTTCGATAATATTGTTATATCACCTGGACCTGGTTCTCCCATGTGCTCATCTGATATAG GAATATGTCTTCGCCTTTTGCTTGAGTGTCGTGATATTCCAATTCTAGGCGTCTGCCTCGGCCACCAG GCACTGGGTTATGTCCATGGAGCTCATGTGGTGCATGCCCCAGAACCAGTCCATGGACGGTTAAG TGGGATTGAACATGATGGGAACATATTGTTTTCTGATATACCATCTGGGAGAAACTCTGATTTCAAG GTTGTTAGATACCATTCACTGACCATAGATAAGGAATCACTGCCAAAGGAACTCGTACCAATAGCTTGGACGATTTATGATGACAATGGTTCTTTCTCTGTTCCTGTGAATAATCAAAGTTATTGGCCTTCGTCCCATGTTGATGGAAAACAAGATAGACACATTCTAATGGGCATCATGCACTCTACTGTTCCACATTATGGTTTACAG TTTCATCCAGAGAGTATTGCTACCACCTATGGAAGTCAAATATTCAAGAACTTCAAAGACATAACTCTGGATTACTGGAATGGCTGCAAAGCTCCATCATTGCGTCGAAGAAAGATTAATGAAACCG GAAACTTGCAGGTGCCTGGTGCTTGTGGATTCCTGAAAGAACTTTCCAGAAGTAGAATTACAGGAAACGGTTCTAGTTATTATGGTAAGCCTAGGACGTCCCTCTCTACTGCCAAGAAAAATGGTGTAGACGTCTTAGAACCTAATGCAAAATTGCTGAGGTTGAAATGGAAGAAGCTTGAACGTCTTGCACATAAAGTTGGTGGAGCAAGAAATATATTCATGGAACTCTTTGGTAAAAGTAGAGGGCATGATACTTTTTGGCTGGATACTTCTTCTGGTGACAAG GCTAGAGGGCGATTTTCGTTCATGGGCGGTAAAGGTGGATCCCTCTGGAAGCAGTTGATATTTAGTTTATCTGATCAAAG CGAGATTACATCTAAACATGCTGGACACCTTCTGATTGAAGATGCTAACTGTTCTACCGAGAAAAGATTCTTAAAAGAAGGCTTTCTAGATTTTTTACGTAAG GAACTTTCATCCATCTCTTACGATGAGAAGGACTTTGAAGGGTTGCCTTTTGATTTTTATGGTGGATACGTAGGTTGTATTGG GTATGATATTAAAGTCGAATGTGGAATGCCAAATAACCGTCACAAATCCAAGGCTCCGGATGCATGTTTTTTCTTTGTAGATAACATTGTCGCCATTGATCATCATCTTGATGACGTTTATGTATTATCTCTTCACCAAGATGGCACCGTAGAAACCTCCTTCCTCAAAGATACCGAAGAGAAGATCATTAGCATGAACGTTTCGTCTACAAGAAAGTGGAAGGATCAAACGCTTCCTCCTATAGATTCATCTACAAGTTTTGTCCCTGACAAATCACGAGAGCAGTATATCAACGATGTTGAGAGGTGTATGCAGTACATCAAAGACGGGGAGAGCTACGAGCTTTGTCTCACTACTCAGAACAGATTGAAGATAGGGAACACTGATCCTTTGGGACTCTATCTACACCTCAGAGAGAGGAATCCAGCTCCATATGCAGCTTTTCTCAACTTCTCTAATGCAAATGTGTCTTTATGCTGTTCATCCCCTGAAAGGTTTCTTAAGCTAGACGGACATGGAGTGCTTGAAGCAAAGCCGATCAAGGGTACTATGGCTCGTGGCTCCACACCTGAAGAAGATGAACTTCTCAAACTGCAATTGAAACTCAG TGAGAAGAATCAAGCAGAGAATCTGATGATTGTTGACCTTCTGAGGAATGATCTTGGTCGTGTATGTGAGCCTGGCTCAGTGCATGTGCCTAACCTCATGGACGTGGAAACATATACAACAGTACACACTATGGTGAGCACGGTCCGTGGACTTAAAAGGTCAGATATTAGTCCAGTGGAATGTGTAAAAGCAGCTTTCCCTGGCGGGTCAATGACCGGTGCTCCGAAACTGAGATCGGTCGAGATTCTTGACTCGCTTGAGAAGTGTTCGAGAGGTCTTTACTCTGGCTCAATAGGGTATTTCTCATATAATGGCACATTTGATCTGAATATTGTGATAAGAACAGTGGTGATACATGAGGGTGAAGCTTCCATTGGAGCAGGAGGAGCAATTGTTGCGTTATCAAACGCGGAAGATGAGTTAGAGGAAATGGTTCTTAAGACTAGAGCTCCTGCTAATGCGGTCATTGAGTTTTGTAATGGTGGTTCACTGATCAGAGAAGACACTAGTTCTAGTTGTGTCTTGATGGGCCGGTAA
- the LOC106336693 gene encoding CAX-interacting protein 4-like, whose amino-acid sequence MPATAGRVRMPANNRVHSSAALQTHGIWQSAIRYDPYAPTSKEEPKTTQEKSDDPENSYNSFQGLLALARITCSNNDEARGSCKKCGRVGHLTYQCRNFLSAKEDKERDGGEVEAAVAAGLEKVRRCVGKGEVEDVSSEEEEESESEDSDVDSEIEKIIAERYGKKKKGSSTSVKKKKKRDESESDSGGGKRVRRLKKRRTHKRRSGSESEDEGKGRSKRRGRKRGDDSNESSDEDDDRRRVKRKSRREKRRRRSRRSGSDDSDSSEDDGRGRRQKRRSKLAASSDSDVSGDDRTRVGRGSSKRSDEKKSRKRHRRRKD is encoded by the coding sequence ATGCCGGCCACCGCAGGAAGAGTCCGCATGCCGGCGAACAATCGCGTCCACAGCAGCGCGGCGCTTCAGACTCACGGGATATGGCAGAGCGCGATCCGTTACGATCCCTACGCGCCGACGAGCAAGGAGGAGCCGAAGACGACTCAGGAGAAGTCCGATGACCCTGAGAACTCCTACAATAGCTTCCAAGGTCTTCTGGCTCTTGCTCGTATCACCTGCTCCAACAACGACGAGGCTCGTGGCTCTTGCAAGAAGTGCGGCCGCGTGGGGCACTTGACGTATCAGTGTAGGAACTTCTTGAGCGCCAAGGAGGATAAGGAGAGGGATGGGGGTGAGGTTGAAGCTGCTGTTGCGGCGGGGCTGGAGAAGGTCAGGAGATGTGTTGGTAAGGGGGAGGTTGAGGATGTGAGTAGTGAGGAGGAGGAGGAGAGTGAGAGTGAGGATTCTGATGTTGATTCTGAGATTGAGAAGATTATTGCTGAGAGGTATGGGAAGAAGAAGAAGGGGAGTAGTACTAGTGTTAAGAAGAAGAAGAAGCGGGACGAGTCTGAGTCTGATTCGGGAGGTGGGAAGAGAGTGAGGAGGTTGAAGAAGCGGAGGACGCATAAGAGGAGGAGTGGGAGTGAGTCTGAGGACGAGGGAAAAGGAAGGAGTAAGAGGAGGGGGAGGAAGAGAGGTGATGATTCTAATGAGTCTTCTGATGAAGATGATGATCGGAGACGGGTTAAGAGAAAGAGTAGAAGGGAGAAGAGGAGAAGGAGAAGCAGGCGTAGTGGTTCTGATGATTCTGATTCATCTGAGGATGATGGAAGAGGTAGAAGGCAGAAGCGTAGGAGCAAACTGGCGGCTTCTTCTGACTCCGATGTTTCTGGTGATGACAGAACACGCGTTGGAAGGGGTTCCTCTAAGCGGTCTGATGAGAAGAAGAGCAGGAAACGTCATCGCAGGAGGAAAGACTGA